One stretch of Dyella jiangningensis DNA includes these proteins:
- a CDS encoding OmpA family protein, translating to MNRKGLYFLIALALGGVGAVHAQDNTAGATTPSYDGRWYIAPTVGGYYNDTDRNTNSRQVYYGLGFGRFIAPNTSIDLFIDRTKRDADAGGRWANNNYGVAARFYYGDWNAWRPYLLAGVMGSYHQNAVDKGWSPAAELGAGVSKTVTDSTDIRIEAGYRYDWDDKTQPAKNGYGDWFLGFSIVSRFGEPAAAPVAATPPPAAPDCSKLDSDGDGVNDCDDKCPNTPAGTIVGPDGCPQKVVIDLRGVNFKFDRPKKGEKDIKKALAEPTTDSIAILDQAVDTLQRYPQVKVNVAGYTDSVGKDAYNQDLSERRAQIVYDYLTAHGIAASRLEGPVGHGKNDPIGSNDTDAGRAQNRRTELQVQQ from the coding sequence ATGAATCGTAAGGGCTTGTATTTCCTGATTGCCCTGGCCCTGGGCGGCGTAGGTGCCGTTCACGCGCAAGACAACACTGCCGGTGCGACCACGCCGAGCTATGACGGCCGTTGGTACATCGCTCCGACCGTGGGCGGCTACTACAACGACACCGATCGCAACACCAACAGCCGTCAGGTCTACTACGGCCTGGGCTTTGGTCGCTTCATTGCACCGAACACCTCGATCGACCTGTTCATCGACCGCACCAAGCGTGACGCCGATGCCGGCGGTCGCTGGGCGAACAACAACTACGGCGTGGCCGCTCGCTTCTACTACGGCGACTGGAATGCATGGCGTCCGTACCTGCTCGCCGGCGTGATGGGCAGCTACCACCAGAATGCCGTCGACAAGGGCTGGTCGCCGGCCGCCGAGCTCGGCGCTGGTGTGTCCAAGACCGTCACCGACAGCACCGACATCCGCATCGAGGCTGGCTACCGCTATGACTGGGACGACAAGACCCAGCCGGCGAAGAACGGCTACGGCGACTGGTTCCTGGGCTTCAGCATCGTGTCCCGCTTCGGCGAGCCGGCTGCTGCTCCGGTCGCTGCCACCCCGCCGCCGGCCGCTCCGGACTGCTCGAAGCTCGACAGCGACGGTGACGGCGTCAACGATTGCGACGACAAGTGCCCGAACACCCCGGCAGGCACCATCGTCGGTCCGGACGGCTGCCCGCAGAAGGTCGTGATCGACCTGCGCGGCGTCAACTTCAAGTTCGACCGTCCGAAGAAGGGCGAGAAGGACATCAAGAAGGCGCTGGCTGAGCCGACCACCGACTCGATCGCCATCCTCGACCAGGCTGTGGACACCCTGCAGCGCTACCCGCAGGTCAAGGTCAACGTTGCCGGCTACACCGACTCGGTCGGTAAGGACGCCTACAACCAGGATCTGTCCGAGCGTCGCGCTCAGATCGTGTACGACTACCTGACCGCTCACGGCATCGCCGCCAGCCGTCTGGAAGGCCCGGTCGGCCACGGCAAGAACGATCCGATTGGCAGCAACGACACGGATGCTGGCCGCGCCCAGAACCGTCGTACGGAGCTGCAGGTCCAGCAGTAA
- the kbl gene encoding glycine C-acetyltransferase, translated as MSYPGQSRFAAELESIREQGLFKAERIIVSPQSAKIRLDSGKEVLNFCANNYLGLADHPDVIQAAKEALDTHGFGMASVRFICGTQDLHKELEKKIADFFGTEDTILYAACFDANGGLFEPLLGEEDAIISDALNHASIIDGIRLCKAKRFRYANCDMADLEKQLEAADAAGARTKLITTDGAFSMDGFIAPLDQITALAEKYNALVHIDECHCTGFLGDTGRGSAEVNGVLDKIDIITGTLGKALGGALGGFTTGHKEVIEMLRQRSRPYLFSNSLPPHVVAAGIKVFDMLSAAGDLREQVKANTVYFREQMAKAGFDIKPGVHPIVPVMIYDAKKAQAMATDLLEEGIYVTGFFYPVVPQGQARIRTQMSAAHTREHLDQAIAAFIKVGKKLGVI; from the coding sequence ATGAGCTACCCCGGCCAGTCGCGCTTCGCCGCCGAACTCGAATCCATCCGCGAGCAGGGCCTGTTCAAGGCCGAGCGCATCATCGTCTCGCCCCAATCGGCGAAAATCCGCCTCGACAGCGGCAAGGAAGTGCTCAACTTCTGCGCCAACAACTACCTGGGCCTGGCCGATCACCCCGACGTGATCCAGGCCGCCAAGGAAGCGCTGGACACCCACGGCTTCGGCATGGCCTCCGTGCGCTTCATCTGCGGCACGCAGGATCTGCACAAGGAACTGGAGAAGAAGATCGCCGACTTCTTCGGTACCGAGGACACCATCCTCTATGCCGCCTGCTTCGATGCGAACGGCGGCCTGTTCGAGCCGTTGCTCGGCGAAGAAGACGCCATCATCTCCGATGCGCTGAACCACGCGTCGATCATCGACGGCATCCGCCTTTGCAAGGCCAAGCGTTTCCGCTACGCCAACTGCGATATGGCCGATCTCGAAAAGCAGCTGGAGGCTGCCGACGCCGCCGGTGCACGCACCAAGCTGATCACTACCGACGGCGCGTTCTCGATGGACGGCTTCATCGCGCCGCTGGACCAGATCACTGCGCTCGCCGAGAAGTACAACGCGCTGGTGCACATCGACGAATGCCATTGCACCGGTTTCCTCGGCGACACCGGCCGCGGCTCGGCCGAGGTGAACGGCGTACTCGACAAGATCGACATCATCACCGGCACGCTGGGCAAGGCACTCGGCGGCGCGCTGGGCGGCTTCACCACGGGACACAAGGAGGTGATCGAGATGCTGCGCCAGCGCTCGCGCCCCTACCTGTTCTCCAACTCGCTTCCGCCGCACGTCGTCGCCGCCGGCATCAAGGTGTTCGACATGCTGTCCGCCGCCGGTGATCTGCGCGAACAGGTCAAGGCCAACACCGTCTATTTCCGCGAACAGATGGCCAAGGCCGGCTTCGACATCAAGCCAGGCGTGCACCCGATCGTCCCGGTGATGATCTACGACGCCAAGAAAGCGCAAGCCATGGCCACCGATCTGCTGGAAGAAGGGATCTACGTCACCGGCTTCTTCTACCCGGTGGTGCCGCAAGGCCAGGCGCGCATCCGCACGCAAATGAGTGCGGCGCATACGCGTGAACATCTGGATCAGGCGATTGCGGCGTTCATCAAGGTGGGCAAGAAGCTGGGTGTGATCTAA
- a CDS encoding OmpA family protein: protein MKRKGLYMLIALALGGAGAVHAQDNTSSSAPAPTTTPSYDGRWYIAPTVGGYYNDTDRNTNSRQFYYGLGIGRFFSPNFSLDFFFDRTKRDRDTYVNGLTTNGGKWANNNWGVAARYYFGEWTAWRPYLLGGVIGSYHQNSNDNGWDPAVEAGLGVSKTVTDSSDIRIEAGYRYDWDDKTQPNKSGYGDWFLGFSIVSRFGEPAAAPVVAPPPPPPDCSKLDSDGDGVNDCDDKCPNTPAGTIVGPDGCPQKVVIDLRGVNFKFDRPKKGEKDISKSLAEPSKDSIAVLDQAVDTLQRYPQVKVTVAGYTDSVGTDQYNQGLSERRAKIVYDYLLAHGVDASRLEGPIGHGKNDPIDTNDTDAGRARNRRTELQVQQ from the coding sequence ATGAAACGTAAGGGCTTGTACATGCTCATTGCCCTCGCCTTGGGCGGCGCAGGCGCCGTTCACGCGCAGGACAACACTTCCAGCTCCGCTCCGGCTCCGACCACAACGCCCAGCTATGACGGCCGTTGGTACATCGCCCCGACCGTTGGCGGGTACTACAACGACACCGACCGCAATACCAACAGCCGCCAGTTCTACTATGGCCTGGGTATCGGCCGGTTCTTCTCGCCGAACTTCTCGTTGGATTTCTTCTTCGATCGCACCAAGCGTGATCGCGACACTTACGTCAATGGGCTCACCACCAATGGCGGCAAGTGGGCGAACAACAACTGGGGCGTCGCCGCGCGTTACTACTTTGGCGAATGGACTGCCTGGCGTCCGTACCTGTTGGGTGGCGTGATCGGCAGCTACCACCAGAACAGCAACGACAATGGTTGGGATCCTGCAGTCGAAGCCGGCCTCGGCGTATCGAAGACCGTCACCGACAGTTCGGATATCCGCATCGAAGCGGGCTATCGCTATGACTGGGACGACAAGACCCAGCCGAACAAGAGCGGTTACGGCGACTGGTTCCTGGGCTTCAGCATCGTGTCCCGCTTCGGCGAGCCCGCTGCCGCCCCGGTGGTCGCACCGCCGCCGCCGCCGCCGGATTGCTCGAAGCTCGACAGCGACGGCGATGGCGTCAACGATTGCGACGACAAGTGCCCGAACACGCCGGCCGGCACGATCGTCGGTCCGGATGGTTGCCCGCAGAAGGTCGTGATCGACCTGCGCGGCGTCAACTTCAAGTTCGACCGTCCGAAGAAGGGCGAGAAGGACATCAGCAAGTCGCTGGCCGAACCGAGCAAGGATTCGATCGCGGTTCTCGACCAGGCCGTCGACACCCTGCAGCGTTATCCGCAGGTCAAGGTCACGGTCGCCGGTTACACCGACAGCGTGGGTACCGACCAGTACAACCAGGGTCTGTCGGAGCGTCGTGCGAAGATCGTGTACGACTACCTGCTGGCGCATGGCGTCGACGCAAGTCGTCTCGAAGGTCCGATCGGCCACGGCAAGAACGATCCGATCGACACCAACGACACGGATGCCGGTCGTGCGCGCAACCGCCGCACGGAGCTGCAGGTCCAGCAGTAA
- a CDS encoding DUF748 domain-containing protein, whose translation MADLFSNPRLAAGRDRALAVYHSHRVRKWTLITVIAIVVFGLLGFFAAPYLIRSQIEKRASVALQRQVTLGAAHLNPYTLRLQLDHLHIADRDGKSPFVDIDQAVINASWGSLFRLKPVLDELSLQGPRIHIVRTGDQRFNFSDIIDRFNATPSDPNAPPTRFALSNISVHGGDIQFQDDALKASHHVENLELGIPFIANLPSDTDIFVQPLLSMKVDGSPLRMDGHTKPFADNRESTIDFHLDRLDLARYIGYAPTTLPIAIPKGLLSGDLTLHFVQAKPEPQLQLTGKLQLDDFTLNSSDAQAILSLGKGTADLADVQPLQSRYVIGALALEQAQLYYTSTAEGRSNFDTLTAAPARPASDAKTQPMDLRIASVTLANSAIHYANATGKIDINNLHGGVQGLSMQAAPAAKLDVTAQFFGGELSMKGTVDLAKSRFIAALNARQVDMAPLQAATYQGLAARLTNGKLDATGQLQVDWSKPFNIHLSNAHTTVTDFAMEPQYKGHDSPVAWKVLESEINQVDLATQQAQLGTVKATGLSLDVQRNSNKYISLVDLFAAKGAPAKKTEVNSTPWHWSIAHLVFDNAAVAFTDLAAGSDKPVKIKISSLSGGMDNLSDKLNEPREMKLSGNIDKGSFTASGKVQPMPTLADIQLDTKRLDISSFQPYISVPLNVTISSARITSNGKLHYDGRNAEPRMTYKGNAALEQVRIQDKLTGDDFLRWRTLSSNQLDVSYGIGAPRMHVASLVLSSFYARMIVNSNGTLNLSEVVANPESAPVSLTRGENEQPLPGKPAPAASAPAPAPAPATTSATKKEVAAAPAPSSNVPAAPPADIRIGGITLVNGQLNYTDNFIKPNYTANMTKVTGKIGAFGTTPGDPPADLSVQAALNDNSPIDIDGTINPLQPVAFLDIKGKANEVELTGLSAYSTKYTGYPITAGKLTMDVHYMLDQRKLNADNHIFITQLTFGDRDESPGIQHLPVKLAVALLKDTQGNIDVNVPVSGSLDDPQFSMGGLIWRAVGNLIAKAVTAPFRLLGAAFAGGNHEDLGYVEFDAGSAVLDKNAQERLGKVVAMLNQKTSLNLDITGRVDPSKDQDGLRKVTVDTLVRRQKALDRDGKNADTSDAALAAVNVTPDEYEKYLRRAYKDDDFKGKPKNFIGLKKSLDPDEMRSLMETNVAVDESAMRDLAQRRAAAVQAWLKGKLDDKRMSLKPAVLDTKGIDDKGKTTRVEFGLHQG comes from the coding sequence ATGGCTGATCTTTTCAGCAACCCCCGTCTGGCCGCAGGACGCGACCGCGCCCTCGCCGTCTACCATTCGCATCGCGTGCGCAAATGGACCCTGATCACCGTCATCGCGATCGTGGTCTTCGGGCTGCTCGGCTTCTTCGCCGCGCCCTACCTCATCCGCAGCCAGATCGAGAAGCGTGCCAGCGTCGCGCTGCAGCGCCAGGTCACCCTGGGCGCCGCCCATCTCAATCCCTATACCTTGCGGCTGCAGCTGGACCACCTGCATATCGCCGACCGCGACGGCAAGTCGCCGTTCGTCGACATCGACCAGGCGGTGATCAATGCCTCGTGGGGCTCGCTGTTCCGCCTCAAGCCGGTGCTGGACGAGCTGTCCCTGCAAGGCCCGCGCATCCATATCGTGCGCACGGGCGACCAGCGCTTCAATTTCAGCGACATCATCGATCGCTTCAACGCCACGCCGTCGGACCCGAACGCGCCGCCCACGCGCTTCGCGCTGTCCAACATCAGCGTGCATGGCGGCGATATCCAGTTCCAGGATGACGCACTGAAAGCCAGCCACCATGTCGAGAACCTCGAGCTGGGCATCCCCTTCATCGCCAACCTGCCCAGCGACACCGACATCTTCGTGCAGCCGCTGCTCTCGATGAAGGTCGACGGCAGCCCGTTGCGCATGGATGGCCATACCAAACCCTTCGCTGACAACCGCGAATCGACCATCGATTTCCATCTCGATCGGCTCGACCTGGCTCGCTACATCGGCTATGCGCCGACAACGCTGCCGATCGCCATTCCCAAGGGCCTGCTGAGCGGCGATCTCACCCTGCATTTCGTGCAGGCCAAGCCCGAGCCCCAGCTGCAGCTCACCGGCAAGCTGCAGTTGGATGACTTCACGCTCAACAGCAGCGACGCCCAGGCGATCCTGAGCCTTGGCAAGGGCACCGCCGATCTTGCCGACGTGCAGCCACTGCAATCGCGCTACGTGATCGGTGCACTCGCGCTCGAGCAGGCTCAGCTCTACTACACGTCGACGGCGGAAGGTCGCAGCAATTTCGATACCCTGACGGCAGCTCCCGCAAGGCCCGCCAGCGATGCGAAAACCCAGCCGATGGACCTTCGCATCGCCTCGGTGACGCTCGCCAACAGCGCCATCCACTACGCCAACGCCACCGGCAAGATCGACATCAACAATCTCCACGGCGGCGTCCAGGGACTGAGCATGCAGGCCGCTCCGGCGGCGAAGCTGGACGTAACGGCGCAGTTCTTCGGCGGCGAGCTTTCGATGAAGGGCACGGTGGACCTTGCCAAGAGCAGGTTCATTGCCGCGCTGAACGCGAGGCAGGTCGACATGGCGCCGCTGCAGGCAGCCACCTACCAGGGCCTGGCGGCGCGGCTGACCAACGGCAAGCTCGATGCCACCGGCCAGTTGCAGGTCGACTGGAGCAAGCCCTTCAACATCCACCTGTCCAACGCCCACACCACCGTTACCGACTTCGCGATGGAGCCGCAATACAAGGGCCATGATTCGCCGGTGGCGTGGAAGGTGCTGGAATCGGAGATCAACCAGGTCGACCTCGCCACGCAGCAGGCGCAGCTGGGCACTGTCAAGGCGACGGGCCTCAGCCTGGACGTGCAGCGCAACAGCAACAAATACATCAGCCTCGTCGATCTGTTCGCCGCCAAGGGTGCACCGGCAAAGAAGACTGAAGTCAACAGCACGCCATGGCACTGGAGCATCGCGCACCTCGTGTTCGACAACGCCGCCGTCGCCTTCACCGACCTGGCGGCCGGCAGCGACAAGCCGGTAAAGATCAAGATCAGCTCGCTTAGCGGCGGCATGGACAACCTGAGCGACAAGCTCAACGAACCGCGCGAGATGAAGCTGTCGGGCAACATCGACAAGGGGAGCTTCACCGCCAGCGGCAAAGTGCAGCCGATGCCGACGCTCGCCGACATCCAACTGGACACCAAGCGCCTGGATATCTCCAGCTTCCAGCCGTACATCAGCGTGCCGCTGAACGTGACGATTTCCAGCGCGCGCATCACCAGCAACGGCAAGCTGCATTACGACGGGCGCAACGCCGAGCCCAGGATGACCTACAAGGGCAATGCCGCGCTGGAGCAGGTGCGCATCCAGGACAAGCTTACGGGCGATGACTTCCTGCGCTGGCGCACGCTGAGCAGCAACCAGCTCGACGTGTCCTACGGCATCGGCGCACCGCGCATGCACGTGGCGAGCCTGGTGCTCAGCTCGTTCTATGCGCGCATGATCGTCAACTCCAACGGCACGCTTAACCTGTCCGAGGTGGTGGCGAATCCCGAGTCGGCTCCGGTGTCGCTGACGCGTGGCGAGAACGAGCAACCGTTGCCTGGAAAGCCGGCACCTGCGGCTTCCGCACCGGCGCCAGCGCCCGCCCCCGCCACGACCTCGGCCACGAAAAAGGAAGTGGCCGCCGCGCCGGCACCCTCCTCCAATGTGCCCGCGGCGCCGCCAGCCGATATCCGCATTGGCGGCATCACGCTGGTCAACGGCCAGCTGAACTACACCGACAATTTCATCAAGCCCAACTACACCGCCAACATGACCAAGGTGACCGGCAAGATCGGCGCCTTTGGTACTACGCCAGGCGATCCGCCGGCCGACCTGTCGGTGCAGGCGGCGCTGAACGACAACTCGCCGATCGACATCGACGGCACCATCAATCCGCTGCAGCCCGTGGCCTTCCTCGACATCAAGGGCAAGGCAAACGAGGTGGAGCTGACTGGGCTGAGCGCGTACTCGACCAAGTACACCGGCTATCCCATCACGGCTGGCAAGCTGACGATGGACGTCCATTACATGCTGGACCAGCGCAAGCTCAACGCCGACAACCACATCTTCATCACCCAGCTGACCTTTGGTGACCGCGACGAAAGCCCTGGCATCCAGCATCTGCCGGTGAAGCTGGCGGTGGCGCTGCTGAAGGACACGCAGGGCAACATCGACGTGAACGTACCGGTGTCCGGTTCGCTGGACGATCCGCAATTCAGCATGGGCGGCCTGATCTGGCGCGCCGTCGGCAACCTTATCGCCAAGGCGGTGACCGCGCCGTTCCGCCTGCTGGGCGCCGCATTTGCCGGCGGCAATCACGAAGACCTGGGCTATGTCGAGTTCGACGCCGGCTCGGCCGTGCTGGACAAGAACGCGCAGGAGCGATTGGGCAAGGTCGTCGCCATGCTCAACCAGAAGACCTCGTTGAATCTCGACATCACCGGCCGCGTCGATCCTTCCAAGGACCAGGATGGCCTGCGCAAGGTCACCGTGGACACCTTGGTTCGCCGTCAGAAGGCGCTGGACCGGGACGGCAAGAACGCCGATACCTCCGACGCTGCGCTTGCCGCCGTCAACGTCACGCCCGACGAGTACGAGAAGTACCTTCGACGCGCATACAAGGACGACGACTTCAAGGGCAAGCCGAAGAATTTCATCGGCCTGAAGAAATCGCTGGATCCCGACGAGATGCGCAGCCTGATGGAAACCAATGTCGCCGTCGACGAATCCGCAATGCGCGACCTGGCCCAACGCCGCGCCGCCGCCGTGCAGGCGTGGCTGAAGGGCAAGCTTGACGACAAGCGCATGTCGCTCAAGCCCGCCGTGCTGGACACCAAGGGCATTGATGACAAGGGCAAGACCACGCGCGTGGAATTTGGCTTGCACCAGGGGTGA
- a CDS encoding TerC family protein, which produces MELTGTDFLSGLLAIVLLDLVLAGDNAIVIALAARNLPRQIQKKAVLWGTVGAIVVRLVMTAVVVYLLKLPGLMLAGGLLLLPIAWKLLQPETPSAHEVDAASGFWSAMRTIIVADALMGLDNVLAIAGASKGHMLLVVIGLAISVPLVVWGSTLILRLIERFPIVVYIGAAAIAWTSARMIAHDHWLSPWFDAHAWSRYALDALLVVGVCLSGWLMQRRRRQLDAKA; this is translated from the coding sequence ATGGAACTGACTGGTACCGACTTCCTCTCCGGCCTGCTGGCCATCGTGCTGCTGGACCTGGTGCTCGCGGGCGACAACGCCATCGTGATCGCACTGGCAGCGCGCAATCTTCCGCGCCAGATCCAGAAGAAGGCCGTGCTGTGGGGCACCGTGGGCGCCATCGTGGTGCGCCTGGTGATGACGGCCGTCGTGGTCTACCTGCTGAAGCTGCCCGGCCTGATGCTGGCTGGCGGCCTGCTGCTGTTGCCGATCGCCTGGAAGCTGCTGCAGCCGGAAACCCCATCGGCACATGAAGTCGACGCCGCATCCGGCTTCTGGTCGGCGATGCGCACCATCATCGTCGCCGACGCACTGATGGGCCTGGACAATGTGCTTGCGATCGCCGGCGCCTCCAAGGGACACATGTTGCTGGTCGTCATCGGCCTGGCGATCAGCGTGCCATTGGTGGTGTGGGGTTCCACGCTGATCCTGCGTCTTATCGAGCGATTCCCGATCGTGGTCTACATCGGCGCGGCCGCCATCGCCTGGACATCGGCGCGCATGATCGCCCACGACCATTGGCTGTCGCCGTGGTTCGATGCGCATGCGTGGTCGCGCTATGCGCTCGATGCCCTGCTCGTGGTGGGCGTCTGCCTGAGTGGCTGGCTGATGCAGCGTCGACGCCGGCAGCTTGACGCGAAGGCTTGA
- a CDS encoding pseudouridine synthase, which translates to MRPSRPGPRPSAPSAPRHGLARVLSKLGVCSRSQAEKAVREGRVRVDGRVVLDPERPADAQRQRITLDGEAVAASERIYIALNKPRGIVVSAADERGRDTVYDLLKQAGLPWLGPAGRLDKASEGLLLLSNDSVWAAGLTEPKHHVDKTYHVQVDSIPDQALLDALVEGVVEQGERLAARRAVLLRQGEKNAWLEIVLDEGRNRHIRRLLGAHDVSVLRLIRVAIGSLVLGELAKGQWRHLTEAEVRALVQP; encoded by the coding sequence ATGCGTCCATCCCGTCCTGGGCCGCGCCCTTCCGCGCCTTCTGCGCCACGTCATGGCCTGGCGCGCGTGCTCAGCAAGCTGGGCGTGTGTTCGCGCAGCCAGGCCGAGAAGGCCGTGCGAGAGGGCAGGGTGCGGGTGGACGGCAGGGTCGTGCTCGATCCCGAACGTCCCGCGGATGCACAGCGGCAACGCATTACGCTCGATGGCGAGGCCGTGGCAGCGAGTGAGCGCATCTACATAGCGCTCAACAAGCCGCGTGGCATCGTGGTGAGCGCCGCGGACGAGCGCGGACGCGATACCGTCTATGACCTGCTGAAGCAGGCCGGATTGCCGTGGCTTGGGCCGGCCGGGCGCCTGGACAAGGCAAGCGAGGGCCTGCTGCTGTTGAGCAACGACAGCGTGTGGGCTGCGGGGCTCACCGAGCCAAAGCATCATGTCGACAAGACCTATCACGTGCAGGTCGACAGTATCCCCGACCAGGCATTACTCGATGCTCTGGTCGAAGGTGTCGTGGAGCAAGGTGAGCGCCTCGCCGCACGTCGCGCCGTGCTGTTGCGACAGGGCGAGAAGAATGCGTGGCTGGAGATCGTGCTGGACGAGGGGCGCAACCGGCATATCCGAAGATTGCTGGGGGCGCATGACGTGTCGGTGTTGCGGTTGATCCGGGTGGCGATCGGGTCGCTGGTGCTGGGTGAGTTGGCCAAGGGGCAGTGGCGGCACCTCACCGAGGCTGAGGTACGGGCACTGGTCCAGCCGTAA
- a CDS encoding bifunctional 2-methylcitrate dehydratase/aconitate hydratase, translating to MSETDLRSAKRPDPDQPMVDVADYVIDYRIDSAEAYDTARYMLLDSLGTSMLAMRFPECVKHLGPLVPGATLPGGARVPGTSHELDPAQAAFAIGTQIRWLDFNDTWLAAEWGHPSDNLGAILAVADYLSRKAGREGGNPLTVRDVLGYAIKAHEIQGCYALRNSFNRVGQDHVVLVRLASTAVATAMLGGNKDQIVTAVSHSWIDNGSLRTYRHAPNTGPRKSWAAGDACRRAVTHAINAVYRGVVGYPSALTAPVWGYYDVAFKGNAFQFERPFGSYVMENVLFKISFPAEFHAQTAVECAMRLHDAVAGRVDQIEKVVIETQEAATRIIDKTGPLANYADRDHCIQYMVAVPLIFGRLTADDYGDGVAADPRIDALRAKTVVREDPRFTRDYYDPEKRYIGNSVQVFFTDGTHTDKVSVDYPIGHRRRRAEGIPELLKKFESAIRGHLPAHRAEAILEATADATRLDAMPIQEFLGLFTL from the coding sequence ATGAGCGAGACCGACCTTCGTTCCGCCAAGCGACCGGATCCCGACCAGCCGATGGTCGATGTCGCCGACTATGTCATCGACTACCGGATCGATTCCGCCGAGGCCTACGACACCGCGCGCTACATGCTGCTCGATTCGCTGGGCACGTCGATGCTCGCCATGAGGTTTCCCGAATGCGTCAAGCACCTCGGCCCCCTGGTGCCGGGCGCCACGCTGCCGGGCGGCGCACGTGTACCGGGCACCAGCCATGAACTGGACCCGGCGCAGGCCGCGTTCGCCATCGGCACGCAGATCCGTTGGCTGGACTTCAATGACACCTGGCTGGCCGCCGAATGGGGACATCCCTCGGACAATCTGGGCGCCATCCTGGCCGTGGCCGACTATCTCAGCCGCAAGGCCGGGCGCGAGGGTGGCAACCCGCTCACGGTGCGCGATGTGCTCGGCTACGCCATCAAGGCGCACGAGATACAGGGTTGCTATGCGCTCAGAAACAGCTTCAACCGGGTCGGACAGGACCATGTGGTGCTGGTGCGCCTGGCGTCCACGGCGGTCGCGACCGCCATGCTGGGGGGTAACAAGGACCAGATCGTCACCGCCGTCTCCCATAGCTGGATCGACAACGGCTCGCTGCGCACCTATCGCCACGCGCCCAATACGGGCCCGCGCAAGAGCTGGGCCGCGGGCGACGCCTGCCGACGCGCCGTCACCCATGCCATCAACGCCGTGTACCGAGGCGTGGTGGGCTATCCCTCGGCGCTGACCGCGCCGGTCTGGGGTTATTACGACGTGGCCTTCAAGGGCAACGCCTTCCAGTTCGAGCGCCCGTTCGGCAGCTATGTGATGGAAAACGTGCTGTTCAAGATCAGCTTCCCGGCTGAATTCCATGCCCAGACCGCGGTCGAGTGCGCCATGAGACTGCACGACGCCGTGGCGGGCAGGGTGGACCAGATCGAGAAGGTGGTGATCGAGACCCAGGAGGCGGCAACCCGCATCATCGACAAGACCGGCCCGCTGGCCAACTATGCCGACCGCGACCATTGCATCCAGTACATGGTGGCTGTGCCGCTGATCTTCGGGCGGCTTACCGCCGACGACTATGGCGACGGCGTGGCGGCCGATCCGCGCATCGACGCCCTGCGTGCCAAGACGGTGGTTCGCGAGGACCCGCGATTTACCAGGGACTATTACGACCCCGAGAAGCGTTACATCGGCAATTCGGTCCAGGTCTTCTTCACGGACGGCACCCATACGGATAAGGTGTCCGTCGACTACCCCATTGGCCACCGCAGGCGCCGGGCGGAGGGCATCCCGGAACTGCTGAAAAAGTTCGAGTCGGCCATCCGGGGCCACTTGCCAGCCCACCGGGCGGAGGCCATTCTGGAGGCTACGGCGGACGCGACCAGGCTGGATGCGATGCCGATCCAGGAATTCCTGGGTCTCTTCACGCTGTAA